In a single window of the Deinococcus aetherius genome:
- a CDS encoding response regulator transcription factor, translated as MSAQRILVIEDDLDIANVLRMDLNDAGYGVEHADSAMNGLIRAREDHPDLILLDLGLPDFDGGDVVQRLRKNSAVPIIVLTARDTVDEKVRLLGLGADDYLIKPFHPDELLARVKVQLRQRTTESLSMGDLTLDPQKRLVTYKGEELRLSPKEFDILALLIRQPGRVYSRQEIGQEIWQGRLPEGSNVVDVHMANLRAKLRDLDGYGLLRTVRGVGYALRG; from the coding sequence GTGAGCGCCCAACGGATTCTCGTGATCGAGGACGACCTCGACATCGCCAACGTGCTGCGGATGGACCTGAACGACGCCGGGTACGGGGTCGAACATGCCGACTCCGCCATGAACGGGTTGATCAGGGCCCGCGAGGATCATCCCGACCTGATCCTGCTCGACCTCGGCCTGCCCGACTTCGACGGCGGCGACGTGGTCCAGCGGCTGCGCAAGAACAGCGCCGTGCCCATCATCGTCCTGACCGCCCGCGACACCGTGGACGAGAAGGTCCGGCTCCTCGGGCTCGGGGCCGACGACTACCTGATCAAGCCCTTCCACCCCGACGAGCTTCTCGCCCGCGTCAAGGTCCAGCTTCGCCAGCGCACCACCGAGAGCCTGAGCATGGGGGACCTCACCCTCGACCCGCAAAAGAGGTTGGTGACCTACAAGGGCGAGGAGTTGCGGCTCTCGCCCAAGGAGTTCGACATCCTCGCCCTGCTGATCCGCCAGCCGGGCCGGGTCTACTCCCGGCAGGAGATCGGTCAGGAGATCTGGCAGGGCCGCCTGCCCGAGGGCAGCAACGTGGTGGACGTGCATATGGCGAACCTGCGCGCCAAGCTGCGCGACCTCGACGGCTACG